The genomic stretch TGAGCGATAATGAACAGTTTTATGACCGAAAACGAAACAACCTATCAAAAACTCACACCTAACGATACTTGGACTTCACAGTCTATGGTAGATATCCCTGTGCGTGCGGTGAATTTTGGAGATGGATTATTTGAAACTATGGTCTTTGATCATGGTGAAATCAGGTTTTTTGACAAACATATTAAAAGACTATATGAAGGAATGGGAGTATTGGGGCTCAAATCAGAAAATATTGATCCCAAGGAATTGCTACATTTCCTGAGAAAAAATTATCCTGACATTTTACTTCGTGTGCGATGGAATGTAGTCAGAGCCGGCAAAGGAAAATACACTCCTGAGCGTAATGAAGTGATACAAAATCTTCAGCTATCTGAGTTCAAGACTGCCTCCGCAGTCAAAGGATCAGCTGATGTTTCTTTGAAGATTCAGCTTTTTCCCACGCCTTGGTCAAGATTCAAAACACTGAACTCGCTGCCCTATGTACTGGCAAACCTCGAGAGAACCGAACGGGGATTGGATGAGATTATTTTATTGGACAATAGGGGATTTGTATCTGAGGCCGGATCGTCCAATGTTTTTTGGGTAAAAGACGAGGTTATTTACACTCCCTCTCTTTCCTGCAGTTGTATTAATGGAATCGGCAGGCAGGCGATACTTGATCAATTAACGAAAAAATCTATTCCTTTTCAGGAGGGAGAATATAAAATCAGTGAATTAGAGACCTCAGATCAGATATTTGTTTCTAACTGTACGGGGATCAGTTACTTGGGAAGATTCCAAAGAAGAAGGTTGGATACACGCCCTTTGGACTTTTTAAAACTAATATTTCATTAATTCGAATTAGGCATAATTTATTATACACGTTGCCATGAAAATATTATCTTTATCGGCCTATTCTAATAAGATTAGTCGTTTACCCAAACTAACTGCCCAAACCTAACCTAATAATTTATGCTCTTAGAACCCTTAGACTTAGCCGTCTTTATAGGCTATTGTTTACTCATCATAGGGATGGGTATTTTTGTGTCACGTGAGAAGAAAGGTCACGTTAAAAATTCCTCAGATTATTTTCTTGCTTCCAAAGCTTTACCGTGGTGGGCAGTAGGGGCGTCATTGATAGCCTCCAACATTTCAGCGGAACAGTTTATAGGAATGTCAGGATCCGGATTTGCTCTGGGATTGGCAATTTCTACCTATGAGTGGATGGCGGCTGTTACCTTATTAGTAGTGGCGATTTTCTTTTTACCGGTGTATATCAAGAAGGGCATCTACACAATGCCCGGGTTTCTATTGGATAGATATGATACCAGAGTAAGGACCACAATGGCCATTTTCTGGTTGTTACTTTATGTTTTTGTCAACCTTACTTCTGTGTTGTATTTGGGCGCACTTAGCTTAAATACGATCCTGAATGTGCCTATGGGCTACGGTATAGCTGGCTTGGCACTCTTTGCCATGATCTATTCTATTTATGGGGGACTGAAGGCTGTTGCTTGGACTGATGTCATTCAGGTATTCTTTTTGATCGCAGGCGGTCTTGCTACCACCTATATAGCTTTACAGATGGTAGGAAGCGGAGACGCATGGGAGGGACTTGGGCTATTGAGAAGAGAAGTTCCCGGTCACTTTTCGATGATTTTATCCAAAGGCGAAATGATGATTCCTGATGGATCAGGAGGCACCCGGGATGCATATCTTGATCTTCCGGGGATCTCCGTTTTAGTAGGAGGTATGTGGATTACTAATCTAAGTTATTGGGGTTTTAATCAGTACATCACACAGAGGGCACTGGCTGCCAAGAGCCTTGATGAAGCCCAGAAAGGGATGATTTTCGCAGGTTTCCTGAAGCTACTTATGCCGCTGATCGTGGTGATCCCGGGGATTGCTGCTTATGTGATCGTGACCAACGGGATAGATACAGGCTTTATCGAATCTATGAAAGACCCTATTACAGGTATCATCAAGTCAGATAGGGCTTACCCTACTTTACTTCAGCTTTTGCCGGTAGGTCTGAAAGGACTGGCATTTGCGGCATTGACTGCGGCAATTGTTTCTTCCTTGGCTTCCATGGCCAATAGTACTTCCACTATTTTCACGATGGATATTTATAATAAGTACATCGGCAAG from Algoriphagus sp. NG3 encodes the following:
- a CDS encoding aminotransferase class IV encodes the protein MNSFMTENETTYQKLTPNDTWTSQSMVDIPVRAVNFGDGLFETMVFDHGEIRFFDKHIKRLYEGMGVLGLKSENIDPKELLHFLRKNYPDILLRVRWNVVRAGKGKYTPERNEVIQNLQLSEFKTASAVKGSADVSLKIQLFPTPWSRFKTLNSLPYVLANLERTERGLDEIILLDNRGFVSEAGSSNVFWVKDEVIYTPSLSCSCINGIGRQAILDQLTKKSIPFQEGEYKISELETSDQIFVSNCTGISYLGRFQRRRLDTRPLDFLKLIFH
- a CDS encoding sodium/sugar symporter, whose product is MLLEPLDLAVFIGYCLLIIGMGIFVSREKKGHVKNSSDYFLASKALPWWAVGASLIASNISAEQFIGMSGSGFALGLAISTYEWMAAVTLLVVAIFFLPVYIKKGIYTMPGFLLDRYDTRVRTTMAIFWLLLYVFVNLTSVLYLGALSLNTILNVPMGYGIAGLALFAMIYSIYGGLKAVAWTDVIQVFFLIAGGLATTYIALQMVGSGDAWEGLGLLRREVPGHFSMILSKGEMMIPDGSGGTRDAYLDLPGISVLVGGMWITNLSYWGFNQYITQRALAAKSLDEAQKGMIFAGFLKLLMPLIVVIPGIAAYVIVTNGIDTGFIESMKDPITGIIKSDRAYPTLLQLLPVGLKGLAFAALTAAIVSSLASMANSTSTIFTMDIYNKYIGKNASEAKQVKVGRITALVAFGVASIVAPALGALDQAFQFIQEYTGFISPGVFAIFFFGVFWKKTTSNAALTGAALSIPLSIVLKLVFPALPFIDRMGVVFLIVAALMIIISLVEGKGKDHPNSIEINKELFSTSTTFKIGAVLIAGITAALYIVFW